Sequence from the Hamadaea flava genome:
TTCCGCCGCCTGGCTCGCGCCGCTCAACGCCCGCAGATACCCGGCGGGGTCGGCGGTCGCCAGGTCCAGGGGTGGCCGGGCCCCGTCGACACCGAGGGTCGCGAGGGCCTCCCGCTGCCTCAGCACTGGTACGCCCAAAGCATCGACCGCCACATGCGCGGTGATGTCGGTGCTCCCGTCGAACCGGGGCTCGACCTCGCGGCCGTCCCGGAAACCGGTGAGCGTCGGCCGCCGGTCGGCCCGGGTGTGGCCGTAGTCGATCGCGACGGCCAGTCCGGCGGTCAACCGGCTGACGGCGTCGGCCCAGGCCCGGTCCCGGGGCAGCCCGATCTCGGCGGTGTCGCCGGGGTCGTGCAGCGGCCACCATTCGTCGGTCCACTGGGCGTCGGCCGGGTCGAGGGGCGTACCGAGGCTGCCGTCGTCGAGGAGGTAACGCGGGACGCCGTCCGGGTCGACGACGGCCACGTCGAGCGGGACGTTGTCGAGCCACTCGGTGGCGATGAGCAGCCCGGTGAACTCCTCCGGCAGCTCCGGGCGCCAGTCGATGCCGGGATCGAGGCCGGCCGGGCGATCGGCCAGCTCGACGGCGACCGGGCGTACTCGGGAATCCCGCCCGATCAGCGCGTACACCTGGGAGAGCAGTTCACCGCGCCCGGCGCCGACGTCCACGACGGTGAGCACGTCGGGGTGCCCGAGCGCCTTGTCCACCCCGGCGACGAGATGGGCGATCGCCGTGGCGAACACCGGTGAGGCGGTCACGCTGGTCCGGAAGTGATCGGCCGGACGCTCACGCCGGAAGAACCCGTCCGCTCCGTAGAGCGCGGCCGCCATCGCCTCCCGGAGCCGGACCGCCACGGCGGCTACCGGCCGGTGCCCAGCGTGCCCGCGGTGATCGCGTCCAATCGCTCCAGCTCCGCCGCACTGGGGATCCACCCGCCCGCCTGTGCGTTCGCGCGTACCTGCTGGGGAGAGGTCGCGCCGGCGATCACCGTGGCGACGCCCGGCTTGGCCGCGAGCCCGCCGATGGCGATCTCCAACATCGACACGCCCGCCTCGTCCGCGTACGCCCGGAGCCCCTCGACGGTGTCCCAGTCCGCCGCCTTCAGCCAGGCCGCGTAGCGGTCGTCGGCCATCCGCGAGCCTGCCGGCGGGGTCTGATCCCGGTGGTAGACCCCGGTGAGCAGTCCGGACTGGAGCGGGAAGAACGGGATGAAGCCGACGCCGGCCCGCTCGCAGGCGGGCAGCAGCTCGGCCTCGGGCTTGCGGGTGAGCCAGTTGTACTGCTGCTGCGTGCTGATGAACGGGGTCAGCCCGGCGGTCTTCGCCGTCCACGCGGCGTCGGTGACCTGCCAGCTCGCGAACTGCGAGGAGCCGAGGTACCGGACCTTGCCCTGGCGGACCAGGTCGTCGAGAGCGCGAAGGGTCTCCTCGATCGGCGTGGCCGGGTCGGGATAGTGGAACTGGTAGAGGTCGAGGTAGTCGGTCTGCAACCGGCGCAGCGAGTCCTCCACCGCTTTCAGGATGTACCGCCGGGAGCCCCGCGCGCCGTCGGCCGAGCGCGGGTCGCCCGCTCCGGCGCCCATGTCCATTCCGAACTTGGTGGCCAGCACGACGCTGTCGCGGCGGCCCTTGAGCGCCTCGCCGAGGAACATCTCGCAGGTCCCACGCGGGGTGCCGTAGACGTCGGCGGCGTCGAAGAAGGTCACCCCCACGTCGATCGCGGCGTCGACGACCGCGCGGGTCTCCTCGGCGTTCAGCTTCCGGCCGAAGTTGTTGCATCCCAGTCCGACGACTGAGACCACCAGACCGGAGTCGCCCAAGCGGCGGTAGCGCATGGCAGCCATGATCGAAAACCTACCTGTAGTCTTCGGGATGTGACGAGCGTTCAACAGATCGACAGCATTCTGCAGCGTGCGGCCGATGGCGGTCGGATCAGTCCGGACGAGGCCCTGCTCCTCTACACCGACGCGCCGCTGCACCCGCTGGGCGAGGCCGCGGACGCCGTACGCCGCCGGAGATACCCCGATGGCATTGTGACCTACCTCATCGACCGGAACATCAATTACACGAACGTCTGCGTGACGGCGTGCAAGTTCTGTGCCTTCTTCCGCGCGCCCAAGCACGCCGAGGGCTGGTCGCACCCGATGGAGGAGATCCTGCGCCGCTGCGGCGAAGCGGTCGACCTCGGCGCGACGCAGGTCATGCTCCAGGGCGGCCACCACCCCGACTACGGGGTCGAGTACTACGAGGAGCTGTTCTCCTCGGTGAAGCAGGCGTACCCGCAGCTGGCGATCCACTCGATCGGCCCGAGCGAGATCCTGCACATGGCCAAGGTCAGCGGGGTCTCGATCGAGGACGCCGTCATCCGGATCAAGGCCGCCGGCCTGGACTCCATCGCTGGAGCAGGCGCGGAGATGCTGCCCGACCGGCCGCGTCAGGCGATCGCGCCGCTGAAGGAGTCGGGCGCGCGCTGGCTGGAGGTCATGGAGGTGGCCCACCAGCACGGTGTGGAGTCGACCGCCACCATGATGATGGGCACCGGCGAGACCAACGCCGAGCGGATCGAGCACATGCGAATGATCCGGGACGTGCAGGACCGCACCGGCGGCTTCCGGGCTTTCATCCCGTGGACCTACCAGCCGGAGAACAACCACCTCAAGGGGCGTACGCAGGCCACGACGCTGGAGTACCTGCGGCTCATCGCGGTGGCCCGGCTGTTCTTCGACAACGTCAACCACCTGCAAGCCTCGTGGCTGACCACCGGTAAGGACGCCGGCCAGCTGGCGCTCCACATGGGTGTGGACGACCTCGGCTCGATCATGCTCGAGGAGAACGTCATCTCCTCGGCAGGTGCGCGCCACCGCTCCAACCTGCAGGAGCTGATCTGGATGATCCGCACCGCCGGTCGCATCCCGGCGCAGCGGGACACCCTCTACAACCACCTCCAGGTGCACTGGACGCCGGCCGACGACCCGACCGACGACCGCGTCACCTCGCACTTCTCCTCGATCGCCCTCCCGGGCGGCGGCGTCGGCAAGGCGCTTCCGCTGGTGGAGGCGCACTGATCGCGGCGGGGCCGCGTACTGAGCCCACTTCGTCGGCAAGCTCGCCACGTGACGCAGAAGTGCACGACGGCCGGGTGGCCGTGGCGGTCGCCGTGAGCGTCGCCCTGCCGGCCGCCGGAATCGGAATTCTGTGGCGTATCCGCAGGCGGGGCGCGGTCCCGGCCGACCTGTGACACTCGGGTGATACTGTCCGTCATCACCTCTCAGGGAGCGGACCATGTGGATGCGCAGAGTGCTGGCCGCAGCCGCGGCGGCGCTCGTCGCCGGGCTGGCGACGGGAGCCGCGACGGCGTACGCCGCACCGACGACAGCCGATCTAGCGGTGTCCGCCTCGGCGGTCGGCGGACGGGTCGGCCAGGCGGTCGACGTCCGATACGTGCTGCGTAACAACGGTCCGCAGAGCGCCGCTCCACTCACCTACACGGTGGACTTCACCGCCCCACCCGGTACGCGCATCGTCAGCACCGGCGGCGGCATCTGCCAACCCGCGTCCGGTACGCACGCCCGCTGTGCGTACAGCGCCGCGTTGGCGGACGGCGCCCGGCGGCAGTTGACGCTGCGGCTGCGGATCGACAGCGCACCCACGGGGTGTGGCGCGTTGGTGATCAGTTACGCCGACGACCCTCGGCCGGGCAACAACACCGCCGCGGTGCGGGTGGCCGTCGACGGCCGTCCCCGTAACTGCTCCGGTTCGGACACGACCGCGTCGCCGAGGCCGACGAAGTCCAAGGTGTCCCCGACGCCGTCCGACGAACCGACCGTCGACGCCACTGAGGAGTTCACGGACGAGACGAGCAGCCCGGACGACAGCCCGCAGCCGGCGACCATGCCGCAGGACACCGTCGGCGGGTTGGGCCTCGGCTCCGTGCTCGTGATCGGAGGTGGCGCCGTGCTCGTCTCGCTGGGCGGCCTGCTGCTGTGGTGGATGCTGCGCAAGGATCCCGACGACGACGCCGACGACGCCACCGGGCCGATCTACCGCTGATCGGTGCGGCGTACCTCCTGCGTAGAGTGGGGGACGTGACCCGCGCAGACCTGGACAAGGACCGGCACGAGATCGCCGAGATGTTCGACGGTGTGGCCGACCGCTATGACCGCACCAACACGATCCTCTCGTTCGGCCAGGATCGGTCCTGGCGGAAGGCGACGGCCGCCGCGCTCGATCTGCGGCCGGGGGAGCGGGTGCTCGACCTCGGGGCGGGCACCGGGATCTCCACCGTGGATCTGGGTCGGTCCGGGGCGTACGCGGTCGGGGCGGACATCTCGCTGGGCATGCTCGGCGTCGGCCGGCGAGTACGCCCGCACGTGCCGTTGGTCGCCGGGGACGCCTTGGCGCTGCCCTTCGCCGACGCCTCCTTCGACGCGGTGACCATTTCCTTCGCCCTGCGCAACGTCAACGACACCGCGGCGGCGCTGCGGGAGATGGCCCGTGTGACCAAGCCCGGCGGCCGGCTCGTGGTGTGTGAGTTCTCCCACCCCACCGTGCCGGTCTTCCGCACTGTGTACCTGTCCTATTTGATGCGTAGCCTGCCCGTCGTCGCCCGCAAGGTCGCGTCCAATCCGGACGCGTATGTGTATCTGGCGGAGTCGATCCGGGCCTGGCACAACCAGTCGAGCTTGGCCGAGGTGATCGCCGCGAGCGGCTGGACGAAGGTCGGCTGGCG
This genomic interval carries:
- a CDS encoding demethylmenaquinone methyltransferase codes for the protein MTRADLDKDRHEIAEMFDGVADRYDRTNTILSFGQDRSWRKATAAALDLRPGERVLDLGAGTGISTVDLGRSGAYAVGADISLGMLGVGRRVRPHVPLVAGDALALPFADASFDAVTISFALRNVNDTAAALREMARVTKPGGRLVVCEFSHPTVPVFRTVYLSYLMRSLPVVARKVASNPDAYVYLAESIRAWHNQSSLAEVIAASGWTKVGWRNLTGGIASLHRAVRV
- a CDS encoding SAM-dependent methyltransferase, whose protein sequence is MAVRLREAMAAALYGADGFFRRERPADHFRTSVTASPVFATAIAHLVAGVDKALGHPDVLTVVDVGAGRGELLSQVYALIGRDSRVRPVAVELADRPAGLDPGIDWRPELPEEFTGLLIATEWLDNVPLDVAVVDPDGVPRYLLDDGSLGTPLDPADAQWTDEWWPLHDPGDTAEIGLPRDRAWADAVSRLTAGLAVAIDYGHTRADRRPTLTGFRDGREVEPRFDGSTDITAHVAVDALGVPVLRQREALATLGVDGARPPLDLATADPAGYLRALSGASQAAELLAEGGLGDHWWAVQTVTIEWTPWRLSQSWTR
- the mqnC gene encoding cyclic dehypoxanthinyl futalosine synthase, which translates into the protein MTSVQQIDSILQRAADGGRISPDEALLLYTDAPLHPLGEAADAVRRRRYPDGIVTYLIDRNINYTNVCVTACKFCAFFRAPKHAEGWSHPMEEILRRCGEAVDLGATQVMLQGGHHPDYGVEYYEELFSSVKQAYPQLAIHSIGPSEILHMAKVSGVSIEDAVIRIKAAGLDSIAGAGAEMLPDRPRQAIAPLKESGARWLEVMEVAHQHGVESTATMMMGTGETNAERIEHMRMIRDVQDRTGGFRAFIPWTYQPENNHLKGRTQATTLEYLRLIAVARLFFDNVNHLQASWLTTGKDAGQLALHMGVDDLGSIMLEENVISSAGARHRSNLQELIWMIRTAGRIPAQRDTLYNHLQVHWTPADDPTDDRVTSHFSSIALPGGGVGKALPLVEAH
- a CDS encoding DUF11 domain-containing protein, which produces MWMRRVLAAAAAALVAGLATGAATAYAAPTTADLAVSASAVGGRVGQAVDVRYVLRNNGPQSAAPLTYTVDFTAPPGTRIVSTGGGICQPASGTHARCAYSAALADGARRQLTLRLRIDSAPTGCGALVISYADDPRPGNNTAAVRVAVDGRPRNCSGSDTTASPRPTKSKVSPTPSDEPTVDATEEFTDETSSPDDSPQPATMPQDTVGGLGLGSVLVIGGGAVLVSLGGLLLWWMLRKDPDDDADDATGPIYR
- a CDS encoding aldo/keto reductase, yielding MRYRRLGDSGLVVSVVGLGCNNFGRKLNAEETRAVVDAAIDVGVTFFDAADVYGTPRGTCEMFLGEALKGRRDSVVLATKFGMDMGAGAGDPRSADGARGSRRYILKAVEDSLRRLQTDYLDLYQFHYPDPATPIEETLRALDDLVRQGKVRYLGSSQFASWQVTDAAWTAKTAGLTPFISTQQQYNWLTRKPEAELLPACERAGVGFIPFFPLQSGLLTGVYHRDQTPPAGSRMADDRYAAWLKAADWDTVEGLRAYADEAGVSMLEIAIGGLAAKPGVATVIAGATSPQQVRANAQAGGWIPSAAELERLDAITAGTLGTGR